In Spirochaeta thermophila DSM 6578, the following proteins share a genomic window:
- a CDS encoding tetratricopeptide repeat protein produces MFLSIYLYHGKMARRIGRRPVLEFYDELRRRLVEVWPGCEFVEHGDLWRLSLPPQHSREDVLALLSSLFALKEFVEDRSHLHHGVAFLLEDGGSGGGRTHEEIPLGGGCLWSTEGVYRLLVRHVRAKREEDLWLLTELRGYTPSSVEFPFSRMPLSRGQCRAFGRCLHILRRGGVCHLRAHPADLLDWTLVWRLEGRGWTVLPQSFHSGRMLAAESLLSGLLRLLLSRVEEDDFPKGYVGEMLRRVRYEDILVDIPLRALYHACTHLMDLLRRRGRKVVVLVASEGGEEEEPILVRLLEWSRERGIGWVWVSSTSPPAWLKDRAVSVVAPGLTPGDRERFFRERGVDPLRGAGKWHRFELYARNLVREDEGTGPLESFLMGLSPKERRLLLLHELCFPVLGEERIKDWASRWDITPLEVEEMRSWLQEYGVLYPGSPSSPRYAGVSSSGDEVREMVAHLSMELRRLGHSVPWFWFPHLQGGERDSFVWNLYRGWLRGDSMVRDAREGGPLSTRLREEERRGLLLLSRMMYALEEEERGEGDRVVTLYEKETSLSSPFREFLDLHVVRYLRGTDPPRALALVKDLIFRLQNGRPSSFLRIVAYLELTLAIAARGTLRDAEEYLHLAVHLGEKDQATGLLASLVESTLWWLEGSYTRTLLSLTTALDGAVGIDLPEVRAALGFVLGRTHVEFGEYEKALEVFDATHGYFQSVLSSRALRVFKKWKARCLFFLDRPEEADRILRELPEDEEARLFRIEAAARAGDTRRIMELLSLPPEDVRKYPEVKEDLLPWWYTGFGLIEERVFYQQPRERVPRMLTRVLELYARGMEGDMSAVEAFSEIIRHAHLRKGDPYTHLYHLWYGEILLDLERRGLSYQQDHPLTILGKGVKLLQVRASRIENATQKRHYLYRNYWNGRLMELARRHKLVY; encoded by the coding sequence GTGTTTCTCAGCATCTATCTCTACCACGGGAAGATGGCCCGACGGATCGGGCGGAGGCCGGTGCTGGAGTTCTATGACGAGCTTCGCAGGCGGCTTGTGGAGGTATGGCCGGGTTGCGAGTTCGTGGAGCACGGTGACCTGTGGCGCCTCTCCCTCCCCCCCCAGCACTCGAGGGAGGACGTGCTCGCGCTTCTCTCCTCGCTTTTCGCTCTCAAGGAGTTCGTGGAGGACCGTTCACACCTCCATCACGGAGTCGCCTTTCTCCTCGAGGATGGCGGATCCGGGGGCGGCCGGACGCACGAGGAGATCCCCCTCGGAGGCGGCTGCCTCTGGAGCACGGAGGGGGTCTACCGTCTCCTCGTCCGACATGTACGGGCGAAACGGGAGGAGGACCTGTGGCTCCTCACGGAACTGAGGGGCTATACCCCTTCCTCGGTCGAGTTCCCGTTCTCCCGGATGCCGCTTTCCCGGGGACAGTGCAGGGCCTTCGGCCGCTGCCTGCACATACTACGCCGGGGGGGCGTCTGCCACCTTAGGGCGCATCCGGCGGATCTCCTCGATTGGACCCTTGTCTGGCGTCTCGAGGGGAGAGGGTGGACCGTCCTGCCGCAGTCCTTCCACTCAGGACGCATGCTCGCCGCGGAATCCCTTCTCTCGGGTCTCCTCCGTCTCCTCCTCTCCCGCGTGGAGGAGGATGACTTCCCGAAAGGGTATGTAGGAGAGATGCTTCGAAGGGTTCGCTATGAAGACATCCTCGTCGACATCCCGCTCCGCGCACTCTACCATGCATGCACGCATCTCATGGATCTCCTCCGGCGCAGAGGACGGAAGGTGGTCGTGCTGGTCGCCTCGGAAGGGGGAGAAGAGGAGGAGCCCATCCTCGTACGCCTCCTCGAGTGGAGCAGGGAGAGGGGGATCGGCTGGGTGTGGGTCTCATCCACCTCCCCTCCCGCGTGGCTGAAGGACAGAGCGGTTTCCGTGGTGGCGCCTGGCCTCACTCCCGGGGACAGAGAGAGGTTCTTCCGGGAGAGAGGAGTCGATCCCCTCCGGGGAGCAGGAAAGTGGCACCGATTCGAACTCTACGCCCGGAACCTCGTGCGGGAGGACGAGGGCACCGGTCCCCTGGAAAGCTTTCTCATGGGACTCTCTCCGAAGGAGAGGAGACTCCTGTTGCTCCATGAGCTGTGTTTCCCCGTGCTGGGAGAGGAACGCATCAAGGACTGGGCCTCGAGATGGGATATCACGCCGCTCGAGGTGGAAGAGATGAGGAGCTGGCTGCAGGAGTATGGGGTGCTCTATCCGGGATCTCCTTCCTCCCCTCGGTATGCAGGAGTTTCCTCCTCCGGCGACGAGGTGCGGGAGATGGTCGCGCACCTCTCGATGGAACTCAGAAGGTTGGGGCATTCCGTCCCCTGGTTCTGGTTTCCCCATCTCCAGGGGGGGGAGCGGGATTCCTTCGTCTGGAACCTGTATCGGGGGTGGCTCCGGGGCGATAGCATGGTGAGGGATGCGAGAGAGGGAGGGCCTCTCTCCACACGGCTCCGAGAGGAGGAACGGCGTGGGCTCCTCCTCCTTTCGAGGATGATGTATGCGCTCGAGGAAGAGGAGAGGGGGGAAGGGGACAGGGTGGTGACGTTGTACGAAAAGGAGACATCGCTCTCCTCGCCTTTCAGAGAGTTTCTCGATCTCCACGTGGTGCGGTATCTCCGGGGAACCGATCCTCCCCGAGCCCTCGCCCTTGTGAAGGACCTCATCTTCCGGCTCCAGAACGGTCGTCCTTCCTCGTTCCTCAGGATCGTCGCCTATCTCGAGCTCACCCTCGCCATCGCTGCGAGAGGCACCCTCAGGGATGCGGAGGAGTATCTCCACCTCGCGGTGCACCTCGGAGAGAAGGATCAGGCCACCGGGCTCCTGGCCTCGCTCGTGGAATCCACCCTGTGGTGGCTCGAGGGGAGCTATACCAGGACGCTCCTCTCCCTCACCACGGCCCTGGACGGTGCGGTGGGGATCGACCTGCCCGAGGTGAGGGCCGCCCTCGGGTTCGTGCTCGGCCGGACCCACGTGGAGTTCGGTGAGTACGAGAAGGCTCTCGAGGTCTTCGACGCTACGCACGGATACTTCCAGTCCGTGCTCTCTTCAAGGGCCCTGCGGGTATTCAAGAAGTGGAAGGCCCGTTGTCTCTTCTTCCTCGACCGGCCGGAAGAGGCGGACCGCATCCTTCGGGAACTCCCTGAAGACGAGGAGGCGAGGTTGTTCCGTATAGAGGCCGCGGCCCGCGCAGGGGACACGAGAAGGATCATGGAACTGCTCTCCCTTCCGCCCGAGGATGTGAGGAAGTATCCGGAGGTAAAGGAAGACCTGCTTCCGTGGTGGTACACGGGCTTCGGGCTCATAGAAGAGCGGGTCTTCTATCAGCAGCCGAGGGAACGAGTCCCCAGGATGCTCACCCGGGTCCTGGAGCTCTACGCCCGGGGCATGGAGGGGGACATGTCCGCGGTGGAAGCCTTCTCGGAGATCATCCGCCACGCCCATCTGCGCAAGGGCGATCCCTATACCCATCTCTACCACCTCTGGTACGGCGAGATCCTCCTCGACCTCGAGAGGAGGGGCCTTTCCTATCAACAGGATCATCCCCTCACCATCCTTGGGAAAGGGGTGAAGCTCCTCCAGGTGAGGGCGAGCAGGATAGAGAACGCCACCCAGAAGCGGCACTACCTCTACAGGAACTACTGGAACGGAAGGCTCATGGAACTCGCGCGCCGCCACAAGCTCGTCTATTGA
- a CDS encoding ATP-binding protein: MIMPHYLRIGEKKLSRIRLTIHPGATVTEVFSLLRKVEIVGLPHSPQTIIYAVLELVSNSLRALSKKTDPAPVYVTLAFKDGSFTAEVRDEAGGFDPSTLPYDINLPADRIDIESKAFHAYREANGNRHFGLGLYIAKKVFDRLEIHFFDSTGNEVPWDAQEKHGTLIRGSIAIGAPHGAARREAESTSR, from the coding sequence ATGATTATGCCACACTATCTGCGGATTGGCGAGAAAAAACTCTCCCGGATCCGACTCACGATCCACCCGGGGGCCACGGTCACGGAAGTCTTCTCCCTCCTCAGGAAAGTGGAGATAGTCGGACTCCCGCACTCTCCTCAGACCATCATCTACGCCGTACTCGAGCTTGTGAGCAACTCCCTCAGGGCGCTCTCGAAGAAGACCGACCCTGCGCCTGTATACGTGACCCTCGCCTTCAAGGACGGCTCCTTCACCGCAGAGGTAAGGGACGAGGCAGGAGGCTTCGATCCCTCCACTCTTCCCTACGATATCAATCTACCGGCGGACAGGATCGACATCGAGAGCAAGGCCTTCCATGCCTACCGGGAAGCGAACGGCAACCGACATTTCGGCCTGGGCCTCTATATCGCAAAGAAGGTCTTCGACAGACTGGAAATCCACTTCTTCGACAGCACCGGGAACGAAGTTCCCTGGGACGCCCAGGAGAAACACGGGACCCTCATCCGGGGAAGCATCGCTATAGGAGCCCCTCATGGAGCAGCGAGAAGAGAAGCGGAAAGTACCTCGCGATAA
- a CDS encoding PilZ domain-containing protein produces the protein MEQREEKRKVPRDNLYAKALIEDEETPAYVRDISVLGCKLEFLKPLPLEKGAHHVLQVIPLEETGIPPFELTAEVRWTAHEDLFYTAGFRFVEVPIESSLKLKKLVEFIRDHVRTI, from the coding sequence ATGGAGCAGCGAGAAGAGAAGCGGAAAGTACCTCGCGATAACCTCTACGCCAAGGCCCTCATCGAGGACGAGGAGACCCCCGCCTATGTGAGGGACATCTCTGTCCTCGGCTGTAAACTCGAGTTCCTGAAGCCGCTTCCCCTGGAGAAGGGGGCGCATCACGTCCTCCAGGTGATACCCCTCGAAGAGACGGGCATCCCCCCTTTTGAACTGACTGCCGAGGTCCGATGGACTGCCCACGAGGATCTCTTCTACACGGCGGGATTTCGCTTCGTAGAGGTGCCCATAGAATCATCGCTCAAATTGAAAAAACTGGTGGAGTTCATACGGGATCACGTACGTACCATATGA
- a CDS encoding STAS domain-containing protein: MDIDVTREKHSFILSLTGELDLYQAPRIKDMLQKVFPEHPAKIVLDLDGLTYIDSSGIGALLYAYSEAKRRDIAFYLVNLHGSVKRVIELTKLLHYFPIAPSLEEALHEEESSADPSEEMTFTSPEKSSP; this comes from the coding sequence ATGGATATCGATGTGACCAGGGAGAAGCATTCGTTCATCCTCTCCCTGACCGGGGAGCTCGACCTCTACCAGGCTCCTCGGATAAAGGACATGCTGCAGAAGGTGTTTCCCGAACACCCGGCGAAGATCGTACTCGACCTCGACGGTCTCACCTACATCGATTCGAGCGGCATAGGGGCCCTCCTCTACGCCTACTCCGAGGCCAAACGCCGGGACATCGCCTTCTACCTGGTGAATCTCCACGGCTCGGTGAAACGGGTCATCGAGCTCACGAAACTCCTCCACTATTTCCCCATCGCTCCATCTCTCGAGGAGGCGCTTCACGAGGAAGAATCCTCCGCCGATCCCTCCGAAGAGATGACCTTCACCTCTCCGGAGAAATCCTCACCGTAG